One region of Wyeomyia smithii strain HCP4-BCI-WySm-NY-G18 chromosome 3, ASM2978416v1, whole genome shotgun sequence genomic DNA includes:
- the LOC129731084 gene encoding zinc finger protein 836-like has product MSLFHAKIENICRLCLSGDDNLESIFGDSGSELLQMIIYDCTTVKVSPKLGYPSAICISCKTKIESFHQFRERCIQNDEYLRSTFLEPEVVIKTEPDFVIRTADEEDEDDEDDINEADIEEWDESDSNDISDDVQQNDSIKRELSQTDILLDSDTDFAEHRSHISLFKCEFCSAEFATLEQLEKHITSHKEEKIFKCFYCPKTFHFAKNLNMHVEYIHSKVKNSQKLSIKNANFTPNFLVNNERGTTLVNSSSDVNINNNVVSRIGKPAQLQSPGSTVRIPITRISNHECHVCHKTFSDLRHHMLLHDGEKPYKCDICSKSFFNASTLKTHYRVHSDENPYRCTTCTKVFDNARSLELHYRTHTGERPYTCDVCLKKFSCSSNLKRHRKLHDRD; this is encoded by the exons ATGAGCCTCTTTCA TGCGAAAATAGAGAACATTTGCAGGCTTTGCTTGTCCGGCGATGACAACTTGGAATCTATTTTTGGTGATAGCGGGAGTGAACTACTCCAAATGATCATTTACGACTGCACGACGGTAAAG GTATCTCCCAAACTAGGATATCCGAGCGCTATTTGTATATCATGCAAAACTAAAATCGAGAGCTTCCATCAGTTTCGTGAGAGATGTATTCAAAACGATGAATACTTACGATCGACCTTCCTCGAACCGGAAGTTGTGATCAAGACAGAGCCAGACTTTGTCATTAGAACTGCTGACGAGGAAGATGAGGATGACGAAGATGACATTAATGAAGCCGACATCGAAGAGTGGGATGAGTCGGACTCGAATGACATTTCGGACGATGTGCAACAAAACGATTCTATCAAAAGGGAATTATCACAAACGGATATTCTTCTGGACAGCGACACCGACTTTGCAGAGCATAGGTCGCATATTTCTCTATTCAAATGTGAGTTTTGCTCGGCTGAATTCGCAACCCTAGAACAACTTGAGAAGCATATCACTAGTCACAAAGAAGAGAagattttcaaatgtttttattGTCCAAAGACGttccattttgctaaaaatTTGAACATGCATGTCGAGTACATACACTCGAAGGTTAaaaattcacagaaactaaGCATAAAGAACGCAAACTTTACACCCAACTTTCTAGTCAACAATGAGAGAGGTACAACGTTAGTTAATAGTAGTAGTGACGTTAACATCAACAATAATGTTGTAAGTCGGATTGGAAAACCTGCCCAGCTTCAAAGTCCTGGATCAACGGTTCGTATACCTATCACACGCATAAGTAATCATGAATGCCATGTATGTCATAAAACGTTCAGTGATCTTCGGCATCACATGCTGCTACACGATGGGGAAAAACCATACAAATGTGATATCTGTTCGAAATCATTCTTCAACGCTTCGACATTGAAAACACACTACCGGGTGCATAGTGATGAAAACCCATATCGTTGCACTACATGCACAAAGGTTTTCGATAACGCTCGGAGTCTCGAGTTACATTACCGAACGCATACAG GTGAACGCCCCTATACGTG